Below is a genomic region from Marinobacter salarius.
AGCATGGCCACCGGTTGCTCGCCCTGTTCACGGACCATCGTGCAAACAAACGTCGCGAAGGCATGATCGAGAGCACGAATCCAGTCGCGCTCTACCCATTCGTCCAGCAAGGCCAGAGCGTCGGCAGCGGTTTGGGGCAACCGTGGTGCCGGTTCGGGCTCAACGGCGTCGAACAGGTCCGGAATGGTTCCGATTTCTCCGGTCATGCTGCCTTCTCCCCCTGGCCGCTGAACAGCCGGTCCAGTTCCTCAATCAGGGCCCTGTCCGGTCGTTCGGTAAAAGCGCCGGCGCCCGGTGCATCGCAGCCACGAAGGAACAGGTAGACGGCACCCCCCATGTGGCTGTCGTAATCGTAGTCCGGCAGGCGCGCTTTCAACAGACGGTGCAACGCCAGCAGGTAGATGACGTACTGCAGGTCATACCGTTTCTCAAGGATTTTGTCTTTCATCACGTCAGGGATATAGGCCTGATCGTCCTCCCCCAGGAAGTTCGACTTGTAGTCCAGCACGTAGTAGCGGCCTTCGTGTTCAAACACCAGGTCGATAAACCCTTTCAGCATGCCATTGAAGGTGGCTTGCTGAGCCTCAGGACGCGGATCACCACCCAGCGTATGCCGGCGGACCAGTCTGTCCATGGCGAGGGTGTTCACCTCATGGCTTTCAAACCAGAACTCCAGTTCCGGCCGAAAGGTTTCAAGACCCGCCAGGGCGCATGTCCTGCTTTTGCCCGGAAGCGGGATGTCCATGGTGATCAGGGTGTAAATCCAGGTTTTCAGGGTGTCAGCCCATTCACTCCAGTTGCGTAACTGACAGCGGCGCTCCAGCAGCTCGTGGAGATCCTCCGGCGCATCAGCCACCTTGTGGAACCCCTCTCCAGCGCACCACTCCAGAATATCATGCAGGAAGGTGCCGGGGCCGGAGCCTTTCGGGAAAGCATGCTGGTTGACCGGTTGCGGCCCTTGCCAGTCGGGGATCATCGCAGCCAGGGTATCGGCCACAACGGGCTCGTCCTCGTCACGCAGGTTCTCCTGCTCCGCATCCTCACTGGCCGGGGCGAAGTCGTTGCCGTAGCCACCGCGGGCGCCATAGGTGATCGCGGAATAGCTGGCGATCCACCAGTGTTCCCGGGCTTCCCGCACCGGCTCCAGAGCGTTGCCAAGCTCTGGCTCCTCTTCCCCCGCGTAAACGTCGCCTCCTGGCTCTGGCATGGGCGCCACTTCAATCGCGGGTTCGCCGGTGGCCACGGACTGCAGGAAGGGCATCAGGTCCGTGTCTTCATCGCTGGCAGAGCGGCCAATCAGGTGCCCCAGACCACTCTGCCGCCAGCCTTTGATGCCGCTGGCGCCAACCCAGGTGGCGTGGCGGGATCGGGTCAGGGCAACGTAGAGTTTGCGAATATCCTCACCCAGTCGTTCGCGGTCGGCCCTGGCCAGGGTGTCTTCATCCGGCTCCAGGGAAATCTGCAGTCGGCCTTCGTCATCGTGGTACTTGATAAACGCCTGGTTCGGTTTTTCCTCGCGGAATTCGGTGGCAAACGGCAGGAACACCAAAGGGTACTCCAGGCCTTTGGACTTGTGGACAGTAACCACCTTGACCAGCCCGGCATCACTTTCCAGGCGCATGGTGCGATGTTCGTCCTCATCGTCGGAATCCTGCAACATCTCGATGTAGTGGTGAATGAGCGCATGTTCGCCGTCCAGCTGCTGGCTGTCCTGCTGAAGCAGTTCGGCAATATGCAGAATGTCGGTCAGGCCTCGTTCGCCGTCAGGCCCGGACAGCAGCTTCGCCGGCACGTCATAGTCCATGAGCAGGCGCCGCAGCATCGGCAGCACGCCTTGTTGCTGCCAGAGCTCACGGTAGCCCTGAAAGCGGTTGATCTCGCGGTCCAGCGCATTCTCGTCACTGAACAGACGGTCCAGCTCCTGATAAGCCAGGCCCATGGTGGGCGTGGCGAGTGCCGCGCGAATCAGCGGCAGCTGGCCTGGTTCGGCGCAGGCCTGCAGCCACTGCAACATCTCCACCGACTGGACCGACTGCAGCACGGAATTACGGTCTGAGAGGTACACACTGCGAACGCCCCGGGCGCCCAATGATCGCCGGACGGCATTCGCCTCGTCACGTTTGTTGACCAGCACAGCAATGTGCTCCGGTCGCACAGGCTCAAACGGCGCGCCCTCGGCCCCAAAGCCCGCCTCGCCGCTCTGCCCCAGATTCAACAGGCGGGCAATCTCCGCCGCACAGGCCTCGGCCATGGCCTCTCTGCCGGTTTCCTTGGCGATAGGGCGCTCATCGGTCAGGGTCCAGAACGTCAGTGGTGGTCGCGGCAGCCCGTTAACAAGCCATTGCTGGCTGGTACCTTTGGCCTCCACGGGGCTGAAGGGCAACGGGTTGTCGTCCCCGGCTCGAAACAGGAAGGCCCCTTCGGGCAGGGACTGGTCGGCCTGGGCGAATACCCGGTTAACGCCGTCTACCATGGCGATAGCTGAGCGGTAGTTGGTCCCCAGCGTGTAGGTTCGGCTGCTGACCGCCCGACGGGCATCCAGATAGGTGTAGATATCAGCGCCACGGAAACCGTAAATCGCCTGCTTGGGGTCACCAATCATCAACAGGCTGGTGTCCTGGTCGTTGCTGGCCACCCGGTATATACGGTCGAAAATCCGGTACTGCACCGGGTCGGTATCCTGGAATTCATCGATCATCGCCACCGGAAACTGCCGCCGAATCGTATCTGCCAGGCGTTCGCCCTGGGGGCCGCTCAACGCGGCATCCAGTCGTGTGAGCAGGTCGTCAAAGCCCATACTGGCCAGGCGCTGTTTTTCGCTGTCCAGGCGACGGGCGATCCAGCAGGCGGCATGGTTGAGAATGTCCGCTTTCGCCACCGGCATGGTTTTCAATGCCGGTTTGAGTTCGGTGATGGCGTCCATGGCTGGATGATGCGGAGGCTCATCCTCGCCGGTCCATTTTTCGGCAAACGCGTCCGCCTCCAGGGTATCGAAACCCTTGGTGCGCTTGCTCGACAGGAACTCATGCGGTTCAGCCGCATCGGTTGTGGCCCATTCCCGAAGGTGTTCCACGGCTTTTTGAAGGGAGTTTTTGGTGGTGCCATGCAGCGGTTTGGGCTTTCGCTTCGTGGTTTCCGCCAACAGTTCTTCCAGTTCGTCGCACCAGGCCGGCCAGGGCGATTTCAGGGCCTGCAGCTTTACCTCCCGCAGGTGTTTCGCTTCCAGAGCAGCGGCCAGTGGGTCACGTTCCGGCACTGGCAGGGCATCAACGTGTGGCAACAGGTTGCGCACTGACTGGCGCAGGTTTTCCGGGGTTTTCCAGGTGTCCAGTACCTCGCCCATCAACTCTGGTGGCATGGGGTAGATAAAGGTGCGCCAGTAATCCCTCACAACGTCATCCAGCAGGTCCGTCTGACTGGTCTCCAGGGTCTGACGGAACAGGCTGCCGCTGTCGAAGGCATGCTCGCTGAGCATGCGATTGCACCAGCCGTGGATGGTGGACACGGCAGCCTCGTCCATCCATTCCGCGGCCAACAGCAGTTTGCGGCGGCAGGCTGGCCAGTCGGCCGCTGGGCAGGCATTGCGCAGATTCACCAGTGGGTCTTTTGACATCGCCGCGGTGTCGACGGTGTCCGGTTCAGCCGCGAATAACGCCGCTGCTTCGGTCAGGCGGGCGCGAATCCGGTCCCGGAGTTCCTTGGTGGCGGCCTCGGTAAAGGTCACCACCAACAGGTTGGGCGGCATGATGCCCTCACCGAGTGGCTCCTCCACGGTGCGATGGCCCAGTACCAGGCGCACGTACAGCAACGCCAGGGTAAAGGTCTTGCCGGTGCCGGCACTGGCCTCGATCAGCTGGCTGCCACGCAACGACAGTGTGAGGGGATCGAGCTTGCGGATCTCTTCCGTCATTTTGTCGACCCCCGTCCCGCACCGCCAGGCTTGGCCCGACCGGCCTGTTCGGCGTGCCAGAGTGGCTCATACAGTGCCGACACCAACAGCGGAAATTCGTCATCCGCCAGCAGTTGTTCTACCTCCGGATAGGCCCGGCGCAGGTAACCACTGTCGCGCTCCAGAGCCTTGCCGTAGGCGTCCGTCGCCTTCAGCAGTGCTTTGTCCTCACTGCCCTCGCCCCTGGCGGGATAAAGGCCCCGCAAATAGCCGAAGGCCGCACCCGACTCTATCGGCAGCAGCCGCGTCTGGCCCTGAATCCAGTAGCCCAGGATGCCGGCCAGGTATTCCCTGGCCTGGTCGGTGTCCAGAGGCAACAGGTTGACGACACGCTTTTCCTCTTTGGCGATCATCAGAGTGTGGAAAGCGTCGTAGCGAATATTACCTGCCAGGTGTGCCACCCAGTGTTCCAAGAGGGCCGGGAACTTTAACTGGCGAGCGCTTCCGGACCCTTCCAGCAAATTGCTACTGGCGATCACCACCCGGCAGAGGTCACCGCCCGGGCGGGTACGCAGGTTGCCCAGCCTGTCGTTAACAGTGACCGCCGCGTCGCCATGCTCATGGCGGTACTCAAAGCCTGAGATATCTTCCACCGGCTCAGGCCAGAGCGCCACGGCCTCCTGATAACGCCGGTACAGGTCTGGCATGCGGCTTTCCAACTGCCGGGTCAGGGCGGTTTCCGTCACTCCCATGCCCAACTCGCCTCGCCGGGCCATGCTCGCCAGGGCAGCCTCCAGCCGCTGATGCAGTTCGTCCTCGGTGCCCGATTTCATCACCGCATGACGGATCAGTTCGTCCTCCAGGCGCCAGTGGTGCAAGCCGTCCATGGCGAATGCCTCGTTGTCGGTGTCCAGGCTCTCCACATCGGTAAACCGGACCTGCAGCCGGCGCTGGTAAAAGGTGTCCACCGGTCGTTTGAGGAAAGCGCCAATATCGGCAATCGTCAGTGGCTCCGCCGCTGGCAGGAAAGGCAGTTCGGCTCCCACCACGTCGGTTTCCCGCTGCCGATGCGCACTGAGCCATTCGCTGTCATAGGTGAACAGTCGTCGTGTTGCCAGTACCGCGTTCACGTCCGGTGAGCCATTGTGCCCGGCTCCGCGATTCCCGGTGGGAAAATACTCGCGGCTGAACGGTTGCAGCGGGTGTTTGATCGTCAGGGCCGGAGAGGCTTTTCGGTCCGACTCCTCCACCTGCCACACTGCATCAAGATGGTCACAGAGCTGGCTGACCAGTACCGAGGGTGGCCGTTCCGAGTCATCACGGATGCTACGCCCTACCCAACTGATATAAAGCTGCTCCCGCGCGGAGAGCAATGCCTCCAGAAACAGGTAACGGTCGTCTTCGCGGCGGGAACGGTCGCCCGGCCGGTAATCCACGGCCATCAGGTCAAAATCCACCGGCGGTCGCGAGCGCGGGTAGTCACCGTCGTTCATGCCCAACAGACACACCCGCCGAAAGGGGATGGCGCGCATGGGCATCAGGGTTGCAAAGTTGACCTTGCCGGCCAGGAAGCGCTGATTGAGGCCGCCTTCTTCCAACCCTTCCAGCAGAATGTCCCGCACGATGCTCAGGGGCAGTTCCTCGTCTTCCATGCCCGCACTGTTGCAGTCCTGCAGCCACTGCTCTGCCTGTCGGCGTAGCCGGTTCACCAGCAGCAGATCGTCGTCAGACAGTTCAGCAAAGAAGCGTTCGAGGATGGACTGCAGCCGATCGAGCCAGCCGGCAGGGGTCGCAGTGGACCTGAGTTCGTGCCAGAGCTCTTCCAGCCGATCAACAAAACGGTAGAGATTGCCCGCCACACCTGCCTGCAGGCCGCCGATTTCCTCGAACGGTTCGATGCCCTGCCAGGGATCGTCGCGGCCAGCGCCATAGCCCAACAGCATCCGCCGCAGACCTGCCTGCCAGGTGTTGCGTTCCAGCCCCTCAGGCAAGTCGAGACTGCTGCGATGGTCGCTGTGCAGCCCCCAGCGAATGTTGGCGCCGTCCACCCATTGGCGCACCAATGGAAGATCGCCCTCGGCGATACCGAACCGGCTGCGTACGGCCGGCACTTCCAGCAGGCTGATGATCTCGCTGACGCCAAAACGACTTTCGGGCAGCGCCATCAACGTGTCCAGTGCAATCAGCACCGGCTGACGATGCCGCTGCCCCTGGTCGGAAATGGTAAACGGGATGTAGCGGCGGGACGACGACGGGTATCGGCCAAACACCGCCTGGATGTGAGGTGCGTAAGTATCAACGTCTGGCACCATGACGATCACGTCGCGAGGCCGAAGTTCCGGGTTACTGTTGAACGCCGCCAGTAACTGGTCGTGAAGGATTTCCACTTCCCGTTGTGGGCTGTGGGCATTGTGGAATACCACGGAATCGTCCCGGAACGGATCGAGGGTCCGTGCCTGCCCCAGCATCTCTGCCTGGGAAGTGAGCGAACGAATGTCGTTCTGGATCTGGTGCAACAGCGCCGGCTTCTCCGGATCTCCGTGGGGCGTGAAAATATCGATCCGACCCTCCGGAGTAGACACGCGGCCCTGATACGCCTCGGGGTTGTCGAATTCGTCCAGCAGGCGAATGTAGTCCCGCCCCTGTTTGCCCCAGGCCGCCAGCAGCGGGTTGGCGTGCTGGTGGAGGGCATCAGGGTCGGTCAATGCCGCCAGTTCCGGATGGGTCTTGCCGCGCTTGCGGTCCGCCGTCAACAGGTCACGGTCACTGATGATGTCGGCCCAGTAAAATTCGCTGGGGTTGTGAACACAGAGCACCACCTGACTGACCCGACTGAGAACGGACAGGGCTTCCAGAGCCTGCTTCGGCAGGGATGACACGCCAAAAACCACAATACGACGGGGCAGGTTTCGAGGCCGGTCTGTGGCTGTCAGTGTCTGCCCTTGCTCCATGAACCGGGTGTGAATGCGTGAACGACTGGTACCCGCGAGCTCGCCAGCATCAGCCACCAGCCTGCGCCACAGTACGGCCTGCCAACGCAGCTCATCGCCCAGCTCGCGGTATTCTCCACGCGCCATCCGCAGGCGGTCATGGCCGGCCTCCCAGTCGGCCAGCCAATCGGCGCGGAAAACCTGATACTGATCGAACAGGTCCGCAATTTTGCCGGCGAGCTGGTAACGGCGGGTCTCAGTATCAGTTCCGGCCATGAATCGTCGCAACGGCGCAAAGACGTCGTCGTCCGCGATCAACTCTGGCAGTAATCGGAACAGGCGCCAGACCAATCGGGACTTATCAAACGGGGATTGTTCCGGCACGCCCTCAGAGGTCAGTACCGCACGGTAGGCCTGCCAGATAAACCGGGCGGGAAACAGAAAATCCATGCCGGCCGCAATACCCAGGCCGCCGACCCCGACATCAGCACCCTCCTCGGACGGGTCTTCAGCCAATGCCAGCTTTAGCCATTGGGCAATACCATTGCTCTGCACCAGAAAGGTTTCACTTTCCAGCGGTGGCAGGGGGCTCTGCCGGCAAATCCAGACCACAGCCCGGCGCAGGTCTTCCAGATGATTCGCGTGGATGGCGTGAAAGCCGGGCTCGATGGATGGCGTTACTGGCATACCTGCCCTGTGTTGTTTCCGGTAAGAAACAAAAGCCTACCACAACTTGCATGGGCTGCCGGAACGCGTCGCTTCTGGCACCAGGTAAATTTGCCAATTTCTTGCGAAATCGGGATTGTTTTGCCAGTCTAAATAAATGTAACAGATCATTTCAGCAAAAAAATAAGCGGAGACAACGCGATGAGCACCATGAGTAAGTTCAAGAAACTGGCAGGATTTTCTGCGTTTGCCTTTGCCGCAATGACCGCGGCAAACTCGGTGAATGCTGCCAACTGGCGCTATGCACACGAAGAATACGAAGGTGACGTTCAAGACGTATTCGCTTACGACTTCAAGGAATACATCGAAGACAACTCAGACCACACGGTGCAGGTTTACCGCTTTGGCGAGCTGGGCGAATCCGACGACATCATGGAACAGACCCAGGCTGGCATTCTTAATTTCGTCAACCAGTCTCCCGGCTTCACAGGCTCACTGATTCCAGAAGCGCAGATTTTCTTCATTCCTTACCTGATGCCGACCGACATGGACACGGTGATCAAGTTCTTCCGCGAGAGTGAAGCGATCAATGAGGATTTCCCGGAACTGTATGCCCAGAACGGCCTGGAGCTTCTGCAGATGTACCCGGAAGGCGAAATGGTTGTAACGGTGGACGAGCCAGTCAGCAAGCCGGAAGACTTCAACAACAAGAAGATCCGTGTCATGACCAACCCGCTGCTGTCGGAAACCTATTCAGCGTTTGGTGCAACCCCCACGCCACTGCCTTGGGGTGAAGTGTACGGTGCTCTGCAGACCAACATGATCCAGGGCCAGGAAAACCCGATCTTCTGGATCGAATCCGGCGGTCTTTACGAAGTTTCCCCGAACCTTGTCTTCACCAGCCACGGTTGGTTCACGACTGCCATGATGGCCAACAAGAACTTCTACGACGGCTTGTCCGATGAAGACAAGAAGCTTGTTGAGGACGCCGCTGACTATGCGTTCGAGAAAATCATCGTACACATTGACGGCCTCGCTGACGAAGCCCTTGAGAAGATCAAGAAAGCCAGTGACGAAGTGACCGTTACCCGCCTGAACGACGAACAGATTGAAGCCTTCAAGGCCCGCGCACCGCAGGTTGAAGAGAAGTTCATCGAAATGACAGGTGAAGGCGGTAAAGAACTGCTGAACCAGTTCAAGGAAGACCTCAAAGAGGTTCAGAGCAACTGAACCTGAAGGAACCATTCCCGCCGGCCCTGCCCGGCGGGAATCTGTTTTAACCCCGCCCCGCCGGGGACCTCCTGCCGGCTGGGAGCGATATGTTCTGGAGCAACCCCCATGTCCGAGAACTCCCCGGATCTAGAAGACGATACCGGCACCTATGAGTCCGGCCTGCCCGGGTTTCTGGGAACCATTGATGAAGTTATTGCCAAAACTGAGGCCGTGATGCTCGCGGTTGGCGTCATCCTTATGGCCGTCAATACATGCATCAACGTTATTGCGCGCTTTGTCTTCGGTGAAGGCCTGTTTTTCTCTGGTGAGATCAACCGAATTCTTATCATCCTGATTACCTTTGCAGGTATTGGTTACGCGGCCCGCCATGGCCGTCATATCCGCATGTCTGCGGTTTACGATGCGATCCCCCCCAAAGGGCGCAAAGTACTGATGATTTTCATCGCCCTGTTTACCTCGTTGGTAATGTTCTTCCTCTGCTACCACTCCTATGGATACGTCGAGACCCTATACAGCCGTGGGCGAATTCTCCCTGCGTTGGGCTTTGAGATCTGGTGGATTTACGTTTGGGCGCCAGTGGGCTTTGCGATTACCGGCATTCAGTATTTCCTCACAGCGATCAAGAATCTCACCAGCAAGGATGTTTATCTCTCCACTGGTGTGATCGACGGCTACTCTGATAGTGAGTCGGAAGTCTGAACCTGCAGCTGCTTTAACAAAGGATAGAAACTCATGGCGACTATAATGATGGTAATCATGATCGGGCTGCTGCTCCTGGGCTTCCCGATGATGGTTCCGCTGATTACCGGTGCGGTGGTCGGTTTTGTAATGATGTTTGATGGCTTCGGCCAGATGGGCACGTTCGTCCAGCAAATGATGGGAGGTATCCGCCCAGCCTCTTTGATTGCTGTGCCCATGTTCATTCTGGCGGCTGATATCATGACTCGCGGGCAGTCCGCCGACCGCCTTATCCATATGGTGATGGCCTTTATCGGGCATATCAAAGGTGGGCTGGCGATCAGTACAGCCACCTCGTGTACCCTCTTTGGTGCGGTATCCGGCTCCACCCAGGCGACGGTTGTGGCTGTTGGTTCTCCCTTGCGCCCCAAACTGCTTAAAGCGGGCTATTCCGACTCGTTCTCACTGGCGCTGATCATCAATTCCAGTGACATTGCCTTTTTGATCCCCCCCAGTATCGGCTTCATTATCTACGGGGTTATTTCCGGAACCTCCATTGCCGAACTGTTCATTGCAGGCATCGGCCCGGGCGTCATGATTCTGATGATGTTTTCAATCTACTGCCTGATCTATGCATACATTAACAAGGTCCCCACCGAGGAAAGGGCCGGCTGGAGAGAACGGGGGGTCGCCGTCCGCGAAGCACTATGGCCTCTTTTCTTCCCGGTCATCATTGTTGGTGGTATCTACGGCGGTATTTTCAGCCCTACGGAGGCCGCCGCTGTGTGCGTGCTGTACGCCTTCTTACTCGAATTCGTGGTGTTCCGCTCGCTGAAATTGCCGGATATCTATCGGATTGCCAAGTCCACCGGCCTGATTACCGCTGTGGTTTTCATACTGGTTGCCGTGGGCAACGGCTTTTCCTGGATTATCTCGTTTGCACAGATTCCACAAACAATACTGGAAGCAGTTGGCGTCAATGAAGCCGGCCCGGTAGGTGTCCTGATTGCGATCTGTATCGCCTTCTTTGTTGCCTGCATGTTTGTTGACCCGATCGTGGTGATACTGGTGCTGACGCCGATCTTTGCACCGGCGATCGAAGCCACCGGTCTGGACCCAGTGCTCGTCGGGGTTCTGATTACACTGCAGGTCGCCATAGGCTCTGCAACGCCACCCTTTGGTTGTGACATATTCACCGCCATCGCCATATTCAAGCGCCCATACTGGGAAGTAATCCGTGGTACGCCACCGTTCGTCTTTATGCTGGTGGCAGCGGCCGGGCTGATCATCGCCTTCCCGCAAATTGCGCTGTTCCTTCGTGACGTTGCGTTCCGCTGAGGGATATAGAGACCGGACTTCAGGGAGAGTGAAATGTTCAAGAAAATTCTGGTGGCCGTTGACGGTTCCAAGTCATCCTTCAAGGCCATGGACAAGGCCATTGAGCTACAAAAACTCATGGACACCGAGATCTATCTGATCTGTGTTTACAAGCATCACAGCCTGTTTGAGGCATCTCTGTCGATTGGCCGGCCCGATAGCATGGATATCCCTGACAAGGTGCTATCGGAATACGCCAAGGAGATCGTCAACCATGCCAAGGAAAAGGCCAAGGAAAAGGGGGCGGTAAAGGTTCGGGGCTTTGTTAAAGCCGGCCGTCCTTCCAGCGTGATCGTCAAGTTTGCCAAGGACAAGGAGGTAGACCTGATTGTGGTCGGTACCCGGGGCACTCACAGCGATAAAGAGGGCATGCTGCTTGGCAGCGTGTCCCACCGCGTCGCTTCCAAGGCGAAATGTCCGGTGCTGGTAGTTTAACGACAACTGTTTAAGGAAGAACTATGACCACTATCGTAGATTCGCTGAACTCCATTCTGTGGGGCTACGTTCTGGTCTACGGCCTGCTGGGCGTTGGTGTCTTTTTCACCATCCGTCTGGGTTTTCTGCAATTCCTCAATTTTGGGGAAATGATCCGCGCCATTCGTGGCTCCCGTGACAGCGATGTCCACGGTATATCGCCGTTCCAGGCCCTATGCACCAGCCTTGCCTCTCGCGTGGGCACCGGCAACCTCGCCGGTGTCGCGGTGGCCCTGTATCTTGGCGGTGCTGGCGCCATCTTCTGGATGTGGATGGTCGCCCTGGTCGGTATGGCAACCGGCTACGCGGAGAGCACGCTGGCACAGCTCTACAAGGTACGTGATGGCAAAGGCCAGTATCGGGGTGGGCCTGCGGTCTACATAACCAAGGGCCTGAAGGCGCCGTGGGCGGGCAGTATTTTTGCCGTCTGCCTGATCCTGTCCTTCGGACTGGTCTTCAACGCTGTTCAGGCAAATTCCATTGCCGATGCCATGCAGGGTGCCTTTGGAGTGCCCAAGATTTGGGTTGGCATTGTGATCGCTGTTCTCGCGGGCATTGTCATCTTTGGTGGCCTGCGCTCCATCGTCCGGTTCGCAGAACTGGTAGTGCCGCTGATGGCGGGTCTCTATGTGCTTATTGCTCTGGTGATTATGGCCATTAACATCACTGAAGTGCCGGGCGTGCTGATGACCATCGTAAAGAGCGCCTTCGGGCTGGAAGAAGCCGCCGGCGGCGCAGCGGGTTCCATTACCGCCGCCATGCTCAATGGTATCAAGCGCGGGCTGTTCTCCAACGAGGCCGGCATGGGCTCGGCGCCCAACATTGCGGCAACGGCCACACCAGCGCCCCACCACCCGTCATCCCAGGGATTGGTGCAGGCGTTTGGCGTGTTTGTCGACACCATCATTATCTGCACCGCAACAGCAGTGATGATTTTGCTCTCCGGCGTCATGGAACCGGGCTCCGGCATTACCGGAACCCAGCTTACCCAGGATGCCATGCAAAGCCACATTGGCGAGTCTGGCGCCTATTTCATCGCCATTGCCATCCTGTTCTTTGCATTCACGTCCATTGTCGCCAACTACACCTACGCAGAGAATGCCCTGATTCACCTTGGCGGTGACAGTACCATCGCCATTACACTGCTTCGCTCTGCCGTCCTGGGGATGGTTGTATGGGGCAGTTACGAGGCGGTGGTGACTGTTTTCAACGCCGCTGACGCATCCATGGGTCTGATGGCAACCATCAACCTGATTGCCATTGTCATGCTTTCAGGTACGGTGGTGAAGCTGACAAAAGACTATCTTGCCCAGCGCAAACAGGGCGAGGTACCCCACTTCAAATCAAAAGACTACCCTGAGCTGCACGAAAAGATCGACGGCAACATCTGGCATTAGTACCCGTTCCGGCGCCTATGAAATTTCTACCCGGTCCCTGCCCGCCTCCTTGGCGCGGTAAAGGGCCCGGTCGGCAAGTCCCAGCAAGCTGTCTGGGGAAT
It encodes:
- the recB gene encoding exodeoxyribonuclease V subunit beta, giving the protein MTEEIRKLDPLTLSLRGSQLIEASAGTGKTFTLALLYVRLVLGHRTVEEPLGEGIMPPNLLVVTFTEAATKELRDRIRARLTEAAALFAAEPDTVDTAAMSKDPLVNLRNACPAADWPACRRKLLLAAEWMDEAAVSTIHGWCNRMLSEHAFDSGSLFRQTLETSQTDLLDDVVRDYWRTFIYPMPPELMGEVLDTWKTPENLRQSVRNLLPHVDALPVPERDPLAAALEAKHLREVKLQALKSPWPAWCDELEELLAETTKRKPKPLHGTTKNSLQKAVEHLREWATTDAAEPHEFLSSKRTKGFDTLEADAFAEKWTGEDEPPHHPAMDAITELKPALKTMPVAKADILNHAACWIARRLDSEKQRLASMGFDDLLTRLDAALSGPQGERLADTIRRQFPVAMIDEFQDTDPVQYRIFDRIYRVASNDQDTSLLMIGDPKQAIYGFRGADIYTYLDARRAVSSRTYTLGTNYRSAIAMVDGVNRVFAQADQSLPEGAFLFRAGDDNPLPFSPVEAKGTSQQWLVNGLPRPPLTFWTLTDERPIAKETGREAMAEACAAEIARLLNLGQSGEAGFGAEGAPFEPVRPEHIAVLVNKRDEANAVRRSLGARGVRSVYLSDRNSVLQSVQSVEMLQWLQACAEPGQLPLIRAALATPTMGLAYQELDRLFSDENALDREINRFQGYRELWQQQGVLPMLRRLLMDYDVPAKLLSGPDGERGLTDILHIAELLQQDSQQLDGEHALIHHYIEMLQDSDDEDEHRTMRLESDAGLVKVVTVHKSKGLEYPLVFLPFATEFREEKPNQAFIKYHDDEGRLQISLEPDEDTLARADRERLGEDIRKLYVALTRSRHATWVGASGIKGWRQSGLGHLIGRSASDEDTDLMPFLQSVATGEPAIEVAPMPEPGGDVYAGEEEPELGNALEPVREAREHWWIASYSAITYGARGGYGNDFAPASEDAEQENLRDEDEPVVADTLAAMIPDWQGPQPVNQHAFPKGSGPGTFLHDILEWCAGEGFHKVADAPEDLHELLERRCQLRNWSEWADTLKTWIYTLITMDIPLPGKSRTCALAGLETFRPELEFWFESHEVNTLAMDRLVRRHTLGGDPRPEAQQATFNGMLKGFIDLVFEHEGRYYVLDYKSNFLGEDDQAYIPDVMKDKILEKRYDLQYVIYLLALHRLLKARLPDYDYDSHMGGAVYLFLRGCDAPGAGAFTERPDRALIEELDRLFSGQGEKAA
- the dctP gene encoding TRAP transporter substrate-binding protein DctP, producing the protein MSTMSKFKKLAGFSAFAFAAMTAANSVNAANWRYAHEEYEGDVQDVFAYDFKEYIEDNSDHTVQVYRFGELGESDDIMEQTQAGILNFVNQSPGFTGSLIPEAQIFFIPYLMPTDMDTVIKFFRESEAINEDFPELYAQNGLELLQMYPEGEMVVTVDEPVSKPEDFNNKKIRVMTNPLLSETYSAFGATPTPLPWGEVYGALQTNMIQGQENPIFWIESGGLYEVSPNLVFTSHGWFTTAMMANKNFYDGLSDEDKKLVEDAADYAFEKIIVHIDGLADEALEKIKKASDEVTVTRLNDEQIEAFKARAPQVEEKFIEMTGEGGKELLNQFKEDLKEVQSN
- the recC gene encoding exodeoxyribonuclease V subunit gamma — protein: MPVTPSIEPGFHAIHANHLEDLRRAVVWICRQSPLPPLESETFLVQSNGIAQWLKLALAEDPSEEGADVGVGGLGIAAGMDFLFPARFIWQAYRAVLTSEGVPEQSPFDKSRLVWRLFRLLPELIADDDVFAPLRRFMAGTDTETRRYQLAGKIADLFDQYQVFRADWLADWEAGHDRLRMARGEYRELGDELRWQAVLWRRLVADAGELAGTSRSRIHTRFMEQGQTLTATDRPRNLPRRIVVFGVSSLPKQALEALSVLSRVSQVVLCVHNPSEFYWADIISDRDLLTADRKRGKTHPELAALTDPDALHQHANPLLAAWGKQGRDYIRLLDEFDNPEAYQGRVSTPEGRIDIFTPHGDPEKPALLHQIQNDIRSLTSQAEMLGQARTLDPFRDDSVVFHNAHSPQREVEILHDQLLAAFNSNPELRPRDVIVMVPDVDTYAPHIQAVFGRYPSSSRRYIPFTISDQGQRHRQPVLIALDTLMALPESRFGVSEIISLLEVPAVRSRFGIAEGDLPLVRQWVDGANIRWGLHSDHRSSLDLPEGLERNTWQAGLRRMLLGYGAGRDDPWQGIEPFEEIGGLQAGVAGNLYRFVDRLEELWHELRSTATPAGWLDRLQSILERFFAELSDDDLLLVNRLRRQAEQWLQDCNSAGMEDEELPLSIVRDILLEGLEEGGLNQRFLAGKVNFATLMPMRAIPFRRVCLLGMNDGDYPRSRPPVDFDLMAVDYRPGDRSRREDDRYLFLEALLSAREQLYISWVGRSIRDDSERPPSVLVSQLCDHLDAVWQVEESDRKASPALTIKHPLQPFSREYFPTGNRGAGHNGSPDVNAVLATRRLFTYDSEWLSAHRQRETDVVGAELPFLPAAEPLTIADIGAFLKRPVDTFYQRRLQVRFTDVESLDTDNEAFAMDGLHHWRLEDELIRHAVMKSGTEDELHQRLEAALASMARRGELGMGVTETALTRQLESRMPDLYRRYQEAVALWPEPVEDISGFEYRHEHGDAAVTVNDRLGNLRTRPGGDLCRVVIASSNLLEGSGSARQLKFPALLEHWVAHLAGNIRYDAFHTLMIAKEEKRVVNLLPLDTDQAREYLAGILGYWIQGQTRLLPIESGAAFGYLRGLYPARGEGSEDKALLKATDAYGKALERDSGYLRRAYPEVEQLLADDEFPLLVSALYEPLWHAEQAGRAKPGGAGRGSTK
- a CDS encoding TRAP transporter small permease, whose protein sequence is MSENSPDLEDDTGTYESGLPGFLGTIDEVIAKTEAVMLAVGVILMAVNTCINVIARFVFGEGLFFSGEINRILIILITFAGIGYAARHGRHIRMSAVYDAIPPKGRKVLMIFIALFTSLVMFFLCYHSYGYVETLYSRGRILPALGFEIWWIYVWAPVGFAITGIQYFLTAIKNLTSKDVYLSTGVIDGYSDSESEV